A section of the Thunnus albacares chromosome 6, fThuAlb1.1, whole genome shotgun sequence genome encodes:
- the LOC122984567 gene encoding tissue factor pathway inhibitor-like isoform X4 → MTDEYGRADETLHCSEFMNCSSCQSGIPRFFYNRTSYRCERFHAGCGSNRNSFETQEGCEALCNKKFRCYRPMQYGAGSSNISMFFYNMKSQSCERFNFSGYGSNGNIFQTEEECENLCGDIKATTTSRPAVTTATTTSRPAVTTATTTRRPAVTTGFLISLVVISVILFVFAIIAAVRCICNHKRPSSVRYRKLSSDLDSESSTESESVGVIIEADEDCSGGGGESNIVQRRFSSDDASIGLNKQSRGSRGRQPKTKQKVSKW, encoded by the exons ATGACAGATGAATATGGACGAGCTGATGAGACGC TTCATTGTTCAGAGTTCATGAATTGTAGCAGCTGCCAGTCGGGGATTCCCAGATTCTTCTACAACAGGACCAGTTACAGGTGTGAGCGCTTCCACGCTGGCTGTGGGTCCAATAGAAACTCGTTTGAAACCCAGGAAGGTTGTGAAGCCCTCTGCAATAAAAAGT TTCGTTGTTATCGGCCCATGCAGTATGGAGCAGGCAGCTCAAACATTTCCATGTTCTTCTACAACATGAAGAGCCAGAGCTGTGAGAGATTTAACTTCAGCGGCTACGGGTCCAACGGGAACATCTTTCAGACTGAGGAGGAGTGTGAGAACCTCTGTGGTGACATTAAAG CTACTACAACAAGCCGACCTGCTGTGACTACAG CTACTACAACAAGCCGACCTGCTGTGACTACAG CTACTACAACCAGACGACCTGCTGTGACTACAG gTTTCCTCATTAGTCTGGTGGTTATTTCAGTCATCTTGTTTGTGTTCGCCATCATCGCTGCTGTCCGTTGTATATGCAACCACAAGCGTCCATCTTCTGTCAG gtaCAGAAAATTATCATCAGATCTTGATAGTGAATCCTCCACGGAGTCAGAGTCTGTCGGGGTGATCATCGAAGCAGACGAGGACTGttctggtggtggtggtgaatcCAATATTGTGCAACGCAGATTTTCATCAGACGATGCCAGTATAGGcttaaataaacaaagtagaGGAAGTAGAGGACGCCAAccgaaaacaaaacaaaaagttagCAAGTGgtaa
- the LOC122984567 gene encoding tissue factor pathway inhibitor-like isoform X3, translated as MTDEYGRADETLHCSEFMNCSSCQSGIPRFFYNRTSYRCERFHAGCGSNRNSFETQEGCEALCNKKFRCYRPMQYGAGSSNISMFFYNMKSQSCERFNFSGYGSNGNIFQTEEECENLCGDIKATTTSRPAVTTATTTRRPAVTKATTTRRPAVTTGFLISLVVISVILFVFAIIAAVRCICNHKRPSSVRYRKLSSDLDSESSTESESVGVIIEADEDCSGGGGESNIVQRRFSSDDASIGLNKQSRGSRGRQPKTKQKVSKW; from the exons ATGACAGATGAATATGGACGAGCTGATGAGACGC TTCATTGTTCAGAGTTCATGAATTGTAGCAGCTGCCAGTCGGGGATTCCCAGATTCTTCTACAACAGGACCAGTTACAGGTGTGAGCGCTTCCACGCTGGCTGTGGGTCCAATAGAAACTCGTTTGAAACCCAGGAAGGTTGTGAAGCCCTCTGCAATAAAAAGT TTCGTTGTTATCGGCCCATGCAGTATGGAGCAGGCAGCTCAAACATTTCCATGTTCTTCTACAACATGAAGAGCCAGAGCTGTGAGAGATTTAACTTCAGCGGCTACGGGTCCAACGGGAACATCTTTCAGACTGAGGAGGAGTGTGAGAACCTCTGTGGTGACATTAAAG CTACTACAACAAGCCGACCTGCTGTGACTACAG CTACTACAACCAGACGACCTGCTGTGACTAAAG CTACTACAACCAGACGACCTGCTGTGACTACAG gTTTCCTCATTAGTCTGGTGGTTATTTCAGTCATCTTGTTTGTGTTCGCCATCATCGCTGCTGTCCGTTGTATATGCAACCACAAGCGTCCATCTTCTGTCAG gtaCAGAAAATTATCATCAGATCTTGATAGTGAATCCTCCACGGAGTCAGAGTCTGTCGGGGTGATCATCGAAGCAGACGAGGACTGttctggtggtggtggtgaatcCAATATTGTGCAACGCAGATTTTCATCAGACGATGCCAGTATAGGcttaaataaacaaagtagaGGAAGTAGAGGACGCCAAccgaaaacaaaacaaaaagttagCAAGTGgtaa
- the LOC122984567 gene encoding tissue factor pathway inhibitor-like isoform X2 — protein MTDEYGRADETLHCSEFMNCSSCQSGIPRFFYNRTSYRCERFHAGCGSNRNSFETQEGCEALCNKKFRCYRPMQYGAGSSNISMFFYNMKSQSCERFNFSGYGSNGNIFQTEEECENLCGDIKATTTSRPAVTTGISPPVTSITADTTAVVPTEKTATTTRRPAVTKATTTRRPAVTTGFLISLVVISVILFVFAIIAAVRCICNHKRPSSVRYRKLSSDLDSESSTESESVGVIIEADEDCSGGGGESNIVQRRFSSDDASIGLNKQSRGSRGRQPKTKQKVSKW, from the exons ATGACAGATGAATATGGACGAGCTGATGAGACGC TTCATTGTTCAGAGTTCATGAATTGTAGCAGCTGCCAGTCGGGGATTCCCAGATTCTTCTACAACAGGACCAGTTACAGGTGTGAGCGCTTCCACGCTGGCTGTGGGTCCAATAGAAACTCGTTTGAAACCCAGGAAGGTTGTGAAGCCCTCTGCAATAAAAAGT TTCGTTGTTATCGGCCCATGCAGTATGGAGCAGGCAGCTCAAACATTTCCATGTTCTTCTACAACATGAAGAGCCAGAGCTGTGAGAGATTTAACTTCAGCGGCTACGGGTCCAACGGGAACATCTTTCAGACTGAGGAGGAGTGTGAGAACCTCTGTGGTGACATTAAAG CTACTACAACAAGCCGACCTGCTGTGACTACAG GTATTTCACCTCCCGTAACCAGCATCACTGCAG ACACTACAGCTGTTGTTCCTACAGAGAAAACAG CTACTACAACCAGACGACCTGCTGTGACTAAAG CTACTACAACCAGACGACCTGCTGTGACTACAG gTTTCCTCATTAGTCTGGTGGTTATTTCAGTCATCTTGTTTGTGTTCGCCATCATCGCTGCTGTCCGTTGTATATGCAACCACAAGCGTCCATCTTCTGTCAG gtaCAGAAAATTATCATCAGATCTTGATAGTGAATCCTCCACGGAGTCAGAGTCTGTCGGGGTGATCATCGAAGCAGACGAGGACTGttctggtggtggtggtgaatcCAATATTGTGCAACGCAGATTTTCATCAGACGATGCCAGTATAGGcttaaataaacaaagtagaGGAAGTAGAGGACGCCAAccgaaaacaaaacaaaaagttagCAAGTGgtaa
- the LOC122984567 gene encoding uncharacterized protein LOC122984567 isoform X1 yields MTDEYGRADETLHCSEFMNCSSCQSGIPRFFYNRTSYRCERFHAGCGSNRNSFETQEGCEALCNKKFRCYRPMQYGAGSSNISMFFYNMKSQSCERFNFSGYGSNGNIFQTEEECENLCGDIKATTTSRPAVTTAGISPPVTSITADTTAVVPTEKTATTTRRPAVTKATTTRRPAVTTGFLISLVVISVILFVFAIIAAVRCICNHKRPSSVRYRKLSSDLDSESSTESESVGVIIEADEDCSGGGGESNIVQRRFSSDDASIGLNKQSRGSRGRQPKTKQKVSKW; encoded by the exons ATGACAGATGAATATGGACGAGCTGATGAGACGC TTCATTGTTCAGAGTTCATGAATTGTAGCAGCTGCCAGTCGGGGATTCCCAGATTCTTCTACAACAGGACCAGTTACAGGTGTGAGCGCTTCCACGCTGGCTGTGGGTCCAATAGAAACTCGTTTGAAACCCAGGAAGGTTGTGAAGCCCTCTGCAATAAAAAGT TTCGTTGTTATCGGCCCATGCAGTATGGAGCAGGCAGCTCAAACATTTCCATGTTCTTCTACAACATGAAGAGCCAGAGCTGTGAGAGATTTAACTTCAGCGGCTACGGGTCCAACGGGAACATCTTTCAGACTGAGGAGGAGTGTGAGAACCTCTGTGGTGACATTAAAG CTACTACAACAAGCCGACCTGCTGTGACTACAG cAGGTATTTCACCTCCCGTAACCAGCATCACTGCAG ACACTACAGCTGTTGTTCCTACAGAGAAAACAG CTACTACAACCAGACGACCTGCTGTGACTAAAG CTACTACAACCAGACGACCTGCTGTGACTACAG gTTTCCTCATTAGTCTGGTGGTTATTTCAGTCATCTTGTTTGTGTTCGCCATCATCGCTGCTGTCCGTTGTATATGCAACCACAAGCGTCCATCTTCTGTCAG gtaCAGAAAATTATCATCAGATCTTGATAGTGAATCCTCCACGGAGTCAGAGTCTGTCGGGGTGATCATCGAAGCAGACGAGGACTGttctggtggtggtggtgaatcCAATATTGTGCAACGCAGATTTTCATCAGACGATGCCAGTATAGGcttaaataaacaaagtagaGGAAGTAGAGGACGCCAAccgaaaacaaaacaaaaagttagCAAGTGgtaa
- the LOC122984567 gene encoding actinia tenebrosa protease inhibitors-like isoform X11 codes for MTDEYGRADETLHCSEFMNCSSCQSGIPRFFYNRTSYRCERFHAGCGSNRNSFETQEGCEALCNKKFRCYRPMQYGAGSSNISMFFYNMKSQSCERFNFSGYGSNGNIFQTEEECENLCGDIKATTTSRPAVTTAGISPPVTSITADTTAVVPTEKTATTTRRPAVTKATTTRRPTVKTEDKDGFFFVVVVILAVILGVIVFCCQMY; via the exons ATGACAGATGAATATGGACGAGCTGATGAGACGC TTCATTGTTCAGAGTTCATGAATTGTAGCAGCTGCCAGTCGGGGATTCCCAGATTCTTCTACAACAGGACCAGTTACAGGTGTGAGCGCTTCCACGCTGGCTGTGGGTCCAATAGAAACTCGTTTGAAACCCAGGAAGGTTGTGAAGCCCTCTGCAATAAAAAGT TTCGTTGTTATCGGCCCATGCAGTATGGAGCAGGCAGCTCAAACATTTCCATGTTCTTCTACAACATGAAGAGCCAGAGCTGTGAGAGATTTAACTTCAGCGGCTACGGGTCCAACGGGAACATCTTTCAGACTGAGGAGGAGTGTGAGAACCTCTGTGGTGACATTAAAG CTACTACAACAAGCCGACCTGCTGTGACTACAG cAGGTATTTCACCTCCCGTAACCAGCATCACTGCAG ACACTACAGCTGTTGTTCCTACAGAGAAAACAG CTACTACAACCAGACGACCTGCTGTGACTAAAG CTACTACAACCAGACGACCTACTGTGAAAACTGAAGACAAGGACG gTTTCTTCTTTGTTGTGGTGGTTATTCTGGCAGTTATTCTGGGGGTTATTGTGTTCTGTTGCCAGATGTATTAA